Part of the Solanum stenotomum isolate F172 unplaced genomic scaffold, ASM1918654v1 scaffold23781, whole genome shotgun sequence genome is shown below.
TTCCGATACCAACCTGAAAAACATCGCCGGAGAATTAGGCATCTACCATGATCATCTTTGTCTGCAAGACTCGTTTTGGTCTTTCTTGTACTCTTTCTTTTTCCACCCTTCAACCCCTTCTCAACGCTCGTCTCCTCTTCCTCTTTGTCCCGACATAATACAGTTACaacccttttcttttcttgtagtTTTTGGTGGGAAGAAGAAGATCCAAACAGAAAGTATTGACTAgttgaggtttttttttttctttttacagaGTATTCAAGATTTGTATGTCAGCGTATTGAATGTTAAACGGATTCAAATGGGCTTAAATGAGTAGTTAGAATTCATTTAATCGTCCCAAGAAACTTGGAATTGAGGTTTAGTACAAgtagtttttgttgttgttgtttcttataGTTTTCATGGATTCTGCTTTGTTTGTTCTTAACGAGGATCTTCTTATCAGAATTCTTTCCTTCATTACCCATGATTCCGACCGCAAAGCTTTCCGTTTGGTTTGTAAAGCATTCCTCCGGGTTGACTCTTTCCACCGTACCCATCTCCGGATCCTTCGTCCTGAGTTCATTACAACCCTTTTCTCCAAATTCCCACGTATTTACTCCCTTGACCTTTCCGTTTGCCCCCAAATTAATGACGGAGCTGTTTCCATGCTGATGGGTTATGGGTTGTCGGATTGGAGTAGGAGCTTGAGGAGGCTGGTGCTGAGTCGAACCACTGGGTTGAAATCAGCCGGGTTAGAGATACTTATGAAGTCTTGTCCTGTTTTGGAGTCTATTGACGTGTCTTACTGCTGGGGTTTTGGTGATAGGGAAGCTGCGGCTTTATCTTTTGGTGGGTCTTTAAGGGATGTAAAGCTCGACAGGTGTTTGGGTCTAACTGATGTTGGTTTGGCGAAAATAGCAATTGGGTGTCAATGCCTAGAGAAACTTAGCTTGATGTGGTGTATTGAAATTACTGATCTTGGGATTGATTTTTTGTCCAAGAAATGTACACAACTGAAGCAACTTGACATTTCTTATTTAAA
Proteins encoded:
- the LOC125851297 gene encoding F-box/LRR-repeat protein 3-like, whose protein sequence is MDSALFVLNEDLLIRILSFITHDSDRKAFRLVCKAFLRVDSFHRTHLRILRPEFITTLFSKFPRIYSLDLSVCPQINDGAVSMLMGYGLSDWSRSLRRLVLSRTTGLKSAGLEILMKSCPVLESIDVSYCWGFGDREAAALSFGGSLRDVKLDRCLGLTDVGLAKIAIGCQCLEKLSLMWCIEITDLGIDFLSKKCTQLKQLDISYLKVTSVSLHSISSMEKLELLAMVGCGIVDDEGLHYLGKGCPSLQ